AAAAAATTATCTATATTCAAAACAAATATTTAAAATAAAAAAGTATTTTGAAGAGTATTTAGAATTTGGAGGATTTCCCGAAATTTTATCTGAGGAATTAAAATTTGAAGTTCTACAATCTTATTTAGATTTGACAGTATATAAAGATTTAATTGAAAGATACAATATACGAAATATTATTTTGATAAAATCATTATTAAAGTTTTTATTTAGTAATATTTCAAAAGAATTTTCAATAAATTCTTATTACAATTCTATAAAAGATGAATTGAGAGTCAGTCGTGAGACTATTGTTGAATATAATTCTTATTTAGAAGATATTAATGTGATTCATTTTCTCTACAAATTTGATTATTCATTAAAAAAGCAACACTCTTCTCAAAGAAAAGTATATAGTATAGATACTGGATTTGTAAATACAATGGGATTTAAATTTTCAGAAGATAAAGGAAGACTTTTAGAAAACTTAGTATTTATAGAATTAAAAAGAAGAAATAAAGAAATTTATTATCATAAAAATAAGAAAGAGTGTGATTTTGTAATAAAGGAAAGGTTAGATATAGTAAAAGCAATTCAAGTAACTAAATCCTTATCAGATCCAGATACTAAAAAGCGGGAAATAGAAGGTCTTTTAGATGCTTGTAATACTTACACTCTAAAAGAAGGATTAATTTTAACTGAAGATGAAGAAGAAACATTTGAACAAGATAATATAAAAATAGTAATAAAACCTATTTGGAAATGGCTTTTGGAGAATTAAAAAGGCGATCAATAATTCAAAAATGAAACGATGTGATTGGTGTAAAGGAAACGAACTATATGAAAAATACCATGATGAAGAATGGGGAGTTCCAGTTCATGATGATAATGTTCTATTTGAATTTTTAATTTTAGAAGGTGCTCAAGCAGGACTATCTTGGATAACAATTCTTAAAAAAAGAGAAAATTATAGAAAAGAATTTGATAATTTTGATTACAAAAAGATAGCAAATTATAACGAAAATAAGGTAGATGAATTAATGCAAAATGAAGGGATAATCAGAAACAAATTAAAGATAAATTCTGCAATAAAAAATGCAAAAGCATTCATAAAAATTCAAGAAGAATTTGGGTCATTTAATAATTATATTTGGAGATTTACAAACAATAAAATAATAAAAAATTCTTGGGAAAGTATCGTGCAAATACCAGCAACAACGCCCCTATCAAACCAAATAAGCAAAGATTTGAAAAAAAGAGGATTTAATTTTCTAGGCTCAACAATTATTTATGCATACCTTCAAGCAATAGGGATTGTGAACGACCATGTAACAACATGTTTTAAATATAATACTCCTTATTAGTTAAGACATGATTTTATATCTACATTTCGTGCGAAAAAGTCATATGGTTCTTGCAAGAGAGTTAATAAAAAGAATTACTATCTTTATGACTATACTTTTTAGTGTAAGTTTAGTATATGCTGCACCTAATGTTATTGATGTAACATTTAACGAGTATGCGTATGAAGAAGTGTTATACAACCCTTCTCAAAGTGGCGGAGGTCTATATTTTGATTCCGGAGAAAATCAATCATTATACGCAATTAATGGTTCGATAATTGTAACAAACACACATCCATCTGAAGCTATTTCTGATGTTTTATTAAATATTACAACAATTGCTGATATTTACAATGTTGTAAATTCTGATGGTAAATTAGGTTATGTTGCTGAATTCAATTTAGTATCTGATTACATGATGCTATTAGTTCCAGATTTAGGACCTGGTGATAATGCTACATTTAGTTATTATGTAAATGTTTCAAATGTTGTTCCTCCTATGAATTTCACAACTTCATACTCAGATAGTAGAATCTTTGGAGGACTCCCTCTAACTGTTAGTGATAATGTAGTAAATAATTTAAACGGAGTTTCATATCCAAATAGTTGTATCTTCAATATTAACATTGCTCAAAACGCAATGACTGCAAATAATAGTGGTGTTCTAATGAATTTCACTTATGATGATACTACAATGACTGGAACTGATGCTGGTAATGCTACATTCACGGCTGATAATAGAACAATCAATTGGAACTTATGGGCTGGTAGTTGTTTTAATTCAACTAATGCAACAGATATTAGTTATGATGTAAAAACTCCTGCTGTATCAGTTGCAAGTGATTATGCATTCATAAATTCAACAATGAGTTATGAAGCAAATTTTACATTCTCAAGAGTTAATCTTGATAGTGTTTCAAGTGTTTTAAATCTTGCTTTGAACTTTGAGAAATTTTTAAACAATACTTTAACAGGAGATAATGCTACATGGAGAATCTCTTCTGAAGTAATTAATCCAACAAATATTAGTGTAAATTTAACTGAAGTATCTTTATGGGTTAGTGTAAGAGATGGAACAGGTACTGGTTTTACAAATCCAGGATTTAGAGATAATGATACTGTTACAGGAACAGATTTATTAAAAATTTATAATCCAAATGTTTTATTAAATAATACAATATTGCCTTGGAACAATACAGGTTCAGAATGGTACTTTAATTATACTTTCTCTTCATCTCCTGTAGTTTGGATGGATATAGAAAACAATATCATTAATGATGGAATTCAAATCATTAACAGAACAGTTTCTTATGGAGAAAATCAAATCTACATTAAAGAAATTTATCTTGCAACAGGTTATTGGTTACAAATTAATAAAAATATTACAAGATTAAGTGATGACACATACAATATTTATATTCAAGTTGTGAATCTAGGAACATCTCCTACACCTAC
This is a stretch of genomic DNA from Candidatus Woesearchaeota archaeon. It encodes these proteins:
- a CDS encoding ATP-binding protein, which translates into the protein NLKLEEFDLIIQSYFELFEENLDKTIYIFFDEIQNITNWELFVRRLYDNQNFKIYLTGSSSRLLSKEIATSLRGRTLSFNIYPLSFVEFLRFKELELEKNYLYSKQIFKIKKYFEEYLEFGGFPEILSEELKFEVLQSYLDLTVYKDLIERYNIRNIILIKSLLKFLFSNISKEFSINSYYNSIKDELRVSRETIVEYNSYLEDINVIHFLYKFDYSLKKQHSSQRKVYSIDTGFVNTMGFKFSEDKGRLLENLVFIELKRRNKEIYYHKNKKECDFVIKERLDIVKAIQVTKSLSDPDTKKREIEGLLDACNTYTLKEGLILTEDEEETFEQDNIKIVIKPIWKWLLEN
- a CDS encoding DNA-3-methyladenine glycosylase I; the protein is MKRCDWCKGNELYEKYHDEEWGVPVHDDNVLFEFLILEGAQAGLSWITILKKRENYRKEFDNFDYKKIANYNENKVDELMQNEGIIRNKLKINSAIKNAKAFIKIQEEFGSFNNYIWRFTNNKIIKNSWESIVQIPATTPLSNQISKDLKKRGFNFLGSTIIYAYLQAIGIVNDHVTTCFKYNTPY